GACTTTGGCCCAAAAAAGGAAGGCCTCAACTCATTCTTTAACAATCATTTTCGTTTATGATTTCTTGTTGACcctaaccgaaaaaaaaaagaggaaagcAAAATCTTGATTAGGTGGTTAACCCCTCTGACCAGAGAAATTAAGTGGTTGACCTATgaataaacataattaataatttaaaatacaaatacgACAACTTTTCATGTTGGTTATTCATTAATTGCCAgggtaaaaataattttatacgtacatttaattatctaataccacgtaaacaaaaataattatttttttatattagttatgtGAATAGTTAtctaaaaaaacaaatataattatataattgtgTAAAATTAAACCTTTATTGTTGTTGTCGTATACATGGTGATTAATGATTATAATGAGTAATAAAGTTAATTAATCAGTGATTATTTATCAACGTAGCCTACATACCTATGCAGATTGATTAGATGGTTAACGAGTCAAGAAACTAGAGAGAGAAATTCATGACTTTATGCTGTTTCTGTTATATAAaagctatttttttttataaattatatttttttcaaaaattagtgtTAGAGGGctaataaattttatgttttgtcattaattaattattattggtatttttaataatgtgaGATTTCATTCAATAGTGTGGAATTACTTAGTAGCtaaattttaatagaaatgCTAACTTTTTAGACTTTCTCTTATTTTATGTTACacacttaatttctttcaaattttagatGGTAAAAATTCATATCCAGTCGACTTTATATGAAGTTGATAACTAAcaccgttagatgatttgacttatttaactaaatttttatctaacgacttttagttattaactttaagtaaatttaatttaacatataaatatataactcattttaatatatatatatatatatatatatatatatatatcgttAAATTATGTTATATCGACtaccaaaaatacttttaaaaaattaaataagagaacaatttaaaaatgtaaatttATGAATCTCTCATCTTTTAAATTATCACCAGAAAATTGcaccttttctttttctctctatgATGTGAAAATTGCTTTACAATTACTACATTAATATGTGGCAGCATCAAAAGCAGATATGATATGCGGCAGCACATTCTATGTTTTAAGGCACATGTTCTGCGAATTTCCCTGTCATTAAATAGTCAAATTTGTCCTAAAAAAATATtcgttttttaaattaatttttaaaatattttttaatcaaaactGATAACATAAAAGTTTACTAATATAACGCGTTAAGTAATATCATACTGATTGTAACACATAATTAACATTTTTAATTAGCTGCTAAtatgataaatttataaaattagattaaaCTAACTCTAAATCGAAAAAaatttgatctaattttatgaatttatcatattattaaCCAATTAAAACTATTAAGTGTATATTATGATGCCACTTAATATGTTTTAGATGTATATTATAATGTCACTTAATATATTATATCAACAAATTTTGATGTCATCAACATGAAAATACCAAAAAAACTAGTGTAATCAACTTAATATACTTGAAAGTCAAATTTGATTAAAAGAATCTTTTCATAACCAATTTAGAGAATTTTCACTTACGAAGTTGACGTTTTATTCATATCACTATGGAATAGACTTTCAAAGAGATCAATTCTAGAAACTTGTGACATTGGCAAGAGAAACTTGTGAAATATCTATTATCATACACACAAACAAAAATGACATAACTaccaagagaaaaaaaaataaataaataaaacgtaaTCTCAACTCAACTCTGCCATTGACATATTAGAGCCAAACTTCAAAATGAACTATATTAGACTCATAATCAGTACAAAAAAACAAAACCTAGCATCTGCATTTAACAGAGCATTGCTCAACACACAAAATTCTGTTTTAATTCCTCAGAAGAAATTGCTAACAACCAACAAGTATTCCAAGTTTTcaacaagaaatcaaaattcACAGGCTTGATAAACATATCAGCCATATAAGAAACCATCATCGTCACTATTTTCATGGATCAACCAAAAttgaaacatattttttttgtaaacaTAAACCCTAGTAACATAAAACCTAACCTATAGAACCCTCCCGCATCCTTCAAATTCTAATCCTATTTCTTCTCACCTACGTTTTCCAAAGAAGACACAGATCACAGCAGCAGCTGCAACAACAGTAGAACCAGCTGCCACCACAGGCCACTGAACATTCAAACCCTTCACCCCTTTCCCATCCCTAGCAATAACCCCATTTCCATTGACTCCACCATTCACAGTATCAACCTTCTGGTTCAGTCCTCTGATCACATTCTCAGCCACCCCTGCTTCTTCCTTCAACCGAGCAACAAACAATTCCAAGctcttttctctctcctcaGACTTCTTCAGTGCCTCCTGCAAGCTCAGTTTCTCCTTAACCCACTCCTCCATATCCGAGCTCTTCGAATTTGCAAAGCTCTCCACTTCCTTAATCTTCTGCCCTAATTCCAAAACCTCCTTTTCCTTCTCTTGAATCTTCTCCCTCAACTCCTCCTCAACCCTAGTCCGCTTGTTCCTCTCATCAACATCTTTTTTCTCCAGAGCCCCAATTTTCTTCTCCGAATCCCTAATTTTCTCTTCATTCTCAGATTTGTCCTTCTTCAGCAATTCCACCTTGGATTTGTTCTTCCGTAGCAGCTTGCTGACCTCAGCGGTCTCATCCGCCAACTCCACGGCGGCGTTCATATTCGATATGGCGTCACGATGGAGCCTCGACATCTCTGTCTCCAGCTCCGCCAGCCTCGCGGCCCTCGCACTTGAGGGCTTAATTACATCGCGCAACTGCTCCAACTCCTTCTCCATCGCGAGAACCTTCTCCCTCATCTCATCGCCATCGCTGCGGAGTCCTTCGATCTCCATCGTGAGCTTCTTGATCTGCTCCTTCCTCTCCGCGCTCTCGCTTGCAAGCtcatccctctccctctccAAAGCCTCGATCCTCGACCGTTCATCGACACCATTCGAAAAGTTATCTTCCGCCATCGTTTCCACGCTCTaactctgcagaaacaaaaatcgaaaaagtaaaaagaagaaaatataaacCAACAGCGCAAAGCAGAACAAATTGAAAATACGACGGTGCTGTTTGGCCGCCGAGAAAATTTAAAACTGAGCAAAAGCATTGAAGTAAAGTAACTTGAAGTtattgataaaagaaaaatcaagaaacgatcgaagaattttgttttcaaaaatttactGAGCAAGCAAACAGCGGAACTGAGAATTGTTGAAGATGGAGTAGAACCTTGGAGTGTGCGGTCAGAAGAGATTGGGGAACGAATTTTCCGGGAAAAATGGGAATGATTTTCCAGGAAAGCGACAAAATAGAGCGCAGAGTGCAGAGTGTAATAgtgtggtttagggtttggggtgGTTAGTGACTGAGTctgtttcaaaatatcttcgCTTTATCCTTTTcacttttcaaataaaaaaaaaaaagttcctgcaaaaattgaaattgaaagggAAACAAGGAATAGAATCTCATAAAAGGGGAAGAGGCTTATCacgaataatttatttttatttatgtattgaaagagtaattttttatttttaataatacatTGTTGATGTTTATTTAAACTTTGGCAACTATTATGGGGTCAAAGATCTCATAGATAGtaattttttgggtttttttttttcatttgactaaaaataatgaaattaatttgattgaattatttataatttctttttcaagtgAGAGCATAAATGAAATAATGAACGGCTGATATATTAGAACGAAATGCTCCATTGAATGTGGGGTCAATGTCATGTACAGCTCTTCTTCATACATGTTACTCTTTTTTAGTGCTTCAATTCgattttgcttcttttttttttttcttttttttctaattaagCGCTCAATATTAAAAGTGAAGAATTACAAAACTGCACAAGAGAAAAAGTGgaattcataattaaaattgCATCCAAATAacatttaaatttcaatttatagAGATTTTACTTATTAACCAAtcatactaaaattttttattctgtgttttattaattattaaactttatgtttttagtttttattttttgcctAGATGAGTAATCAAATTGAATAGTTGCACTCTTGACatcttttagaaaaaataaaaattcatttgtagatatttttctgtaaaattaataactaaaatatattagataattgattaaattattatttaataacttttaattattaattttgtatgATGATAAgtgacttttttttatttggttttttaCGGTATTCCCCAATTCGGGGAGTCAAGGACTAATTCGTCGCAGTACTGAGTTTCATTTAAAAGTTTGTTGTTGGTTAATAAGTTGCTGCATACACAAGGCAAGATTCAAACTTCTGATACTTGTTTAAGTAGACTAATGAACTAACTATTAGACCAACCTAATTTGATtaagtgaatttttatttttaaagaatcATGCATCCACGTATTGGATTTGGACGAATATTGAGCCCTTTTACTCATCATTTTTGTCAATATTTTCTGGGTTATTAAAATTGTTTTTGGTCAATGGTCACATCAAATAATTagtattcaattttatttttttttttgcacatTAGTATTCAATTCAGTGTGGGAACTATCATATCAAGTGTGTGGACTTTTGGCCCAAAAAAGGAAGGCCTCAACTCATTCTTTAGCAATCATTTTCATTTATGATTTCTTGTTGACCCTAagcggaaaaaaaaaaaggaaagaaaaatctTGATTAGGTGGTTAACCCCTCTGACCAGAGCAGAAAAATTAAGTGGTTGACCTATgaataaacataattaataatttaaaatacaaatatgaCAACTTTTTATGTTGGTTATTCATTAACTGCGAGTATAATTTTACACATGTATTTAATTATCTAATGTTacgtaaataaaaataattattttttatattaattatgtaaataattataaaaaaataaatataattataggaCTATGTAAAATTAAACCTTCGTGGCTTCGTTGTTGTTGTATACATGGTGATTATAATGAGTAATAAAGTCAATTAATCAGTGATTATTTATCGACATAGCCTACATACCTATGCAGATTGATTAGATGGTTAACAAGTCAAGAAACTAGAGAGAGGAATTCATGACTTTATGCTGATTCtgttgtataaatttttttttcttataaattatatttttttcaaaaattagtgaTAGAAGATCaataaattttgtgatttgtcattaattagttattattaatatttttaataatgtaaaattttattcaataatGTGAAATTATTTAGtggccaaattttaataaaagtaataaCTTTTCAGACTTATTTTATGTCACACATTTAACTTCTTCCAAATTTTAgattatttttctcttaaaaacTCAATTTAACGCATAACTTTTTTAAACTAATCAAGGTTGTCCATGACGTAATAAATTCTCCGTCAGTAATAAATTTTTGCAAAAAACACTAGTTTCATAAATaagtatataattatattaggcatacattaaaactaataattaaaattaattattaatataaaatatatatcaaagtataaaatatatattaaaaataaattaaattacaaaaaCATTTGATAAGGTGGTGGCATTACAGTCTAGTCATGAAGCATAAATTCATAATTCTCCAGAAAAGACGGAGGCTAGCTTGGTGTGAATGTGACTGTCCCTAAGACTTTGGTTGTTATAATGTGTCAAGTGTGAACAACATGGGTTTTCCACAAACTATGCTGCTAAAATAGAATGCCAGGGCATGGTCTACCTCTCATCTTTTTTGGATCTCGCCATATCTTATTTAAGACCTCGCTTACTACTCAAAACTTTAAAACATTAAATTTATGGGTTTTTcgtatatttgtatatatatgaatcatattaaatatatcaaattaatcattaaaattagttattaatataaaatatatattaaaatataaaatatatttaaaataaaaaaattaaattatcgtttttgtccctaatATTTGGAGTAAGTCCTaaagttgtccctaacatttcaatcgtcctatttaagtttCTAATGTTTTAAAACTGACTCtatgttgtcctgccgttagggattcattaacagaattgacggcgagacaaaatttagacgattttgaaacgttagggattTAAATAGGAAGAAAACGTTagagacaaaaacgatacataaaagaaattttaatttaattttatctttcaataatattaattttttactatacataatattcaattattttttaattacatctaaataaattacacttaatcacattatttttattttaaataaatttattttttataattttaaagaattttgatacattaaagacaaaatattattttttatattttattgtatatatatatatatattatttttttcttttctgcaagtttatatactagtcattctacaaatatttcatgataAGTAAAAATcgttaagagtaaaattataaaaaaaattatttaaaattaaagtaatatgattaagtgtaatttatttagatgtgattaaaaaataattgaataccatgtatagtaaaaaattgatattattgaaggataaaattaaaatttatttctatgtatcatttttgtccccaacattttcgtcctatttaagtttctaacgtttcaaaattgtctcaattttgtgcccccgtcaattctgttaataGATTCCTAACGGTAGAACAATATTGAGTCAGTTTTAAACCGTTAGGaatttaaataggacgattgaaacatTAGGGACAACTTTAAGACTTATCCCAAACgttgagaacaaaaataatattttactctaaaataaattatatatttatatat
The Arachis stenosperma cultivar V10309 chromosome 7, arast.V10309.gnm1.PFL2, whole genome shotgun sequence genome window above contains:
- the LOC130940169 gene encoding peroxisomal and mitochondrial division factor 1-like is translated as MAEDNFSNGVDERSRIEALERERDELASESAERKEQIKKLTMEIEGLRSDGDEMREKVLAMEKELEQLRDVIKPSSARAARLAELETEMSRLHRDAISNMNAAVELADETAEVSKLLRKNKSKVELLKKDKSENEEKIRDSEKKIGALEKKDVDERNKRTRVEEELREKIQEKEKEVLELGQKIKEVESFANSKSSDMEEWVKEKLSLQEALKKSEEREKSLELFVARLKEEAGVAENVIRGLNQKVDTVNGGVNGNGVIARDGKGVKGLNVQWPVVAAGSTVVAAAAVICVFFGKRR